TAAAGTAGAAAGTGTAGGGTGCAGTATGTTGTAAAGTAGAAAGTGTAGGGTGCAGTATGTTGTAAAGTAGAAAGTGTAGGGTGCAGTATGTTGTAAAGTAGAAAGTGTAGGGTGCAGTATGTTGTAAAGTAGAAAGTGTAGGGTGCAGTATGTTGTAAAGTAGAAAGTAGAAAGCGTAGGGTACAGCATGTTGCAAAGTAGAAAGTAGATTGTGTAGGATACAGTATGTTCTCTGACTTCTCCTGGCTGTCATCTCAATATCATTCAGTCTCACTTCTGGCTGTCATCTCAATATCATTCAGTCTGACTTCTCCTGGATGTCAACTCAATATCATTCAGTCTGACTTCTGGCTGTCATCTCAATATCATTCAGTCTGACTTCTCCTGGATGTCAACTCAATATCATTCAGTCTGACTTCTCCTGGATGTCAACTCAATATCATTCAGTCTGACTTCTCCTGGCTGTCAGCTCAATATCATTCAGTCTGACTTCTCCTGGATGTCAACTCAATATCATTCAGTCTGACTTCTGGCTGTCAGCTCAATATCATTCAGTCTGACTTCTGGCTGTCAGCTCGATATCATTCAGTCTGACTTCTCCTGGCTGTCTGCTCAATATCattcatacaactctccttccgtggcctccaattgctcttaaatacaagtaaaactaaatgcatgctcttcaaccgatcgctacctgcacctacccgcctgtccaacatcactactctggacggctctgacttagaatacgtggacaactacaaatacttaggtgtctggttagactgtaaactctccttccagacccatatcaaacatctccaatccaaagttaaatctagaaatggcttcctatttcgcaacaaagcatccttcactcatgctgccaaacatacccttgtaaaactgaccatcctaccaatcctcaactttggcgatgtcatttacaaaatagcctccaataccctactcaacaaattggatgcagtctatcacagtgcaatccgttttgtcaccaaagccccatatactacccaccattgcgacctgtacgctctcgttggctggccctcgcttcatactcgtcgccaaacccactggctccatgtcatctacaagaccctgctaggtaaagtccccccttatctcagctcgctggtcaccatagcatctcccacctgtagcacacgctccagcaggtatatctctctagtcacccccaaaaccaattctttctttggccgcctctccttccagttctctgctgccaattactggaacgaactacaaaaatctctgaaactggaaacacttatctccctcactagctttaagcaccaactgtcagagcagctcacagattactgcacctgtacatagcccacctataatttagcccaaacaactacctctttcccaaagatttattttgctcctttgcaccccattatttttatttctactttgcacattcttccattgcaaaactaccattccagtgttttacttgctatattgtatttactttgccatcatggccttttttgcctttacctcccttctcacctcatttgctcacattgtatatagacttgtttatactgcattattgactgtatgtttgttttactccatgtgtaactctgtgtcgttgtatgtgtcgaactgctttgctttatcttggccaggtcgcaattgtaaatgagaacttgttctcaacttgcctacctggttaaataaaggtgaaataaataaataaataaaattcagTCAGGAACCCATTACCAGGACAATACTCAgagtacaatacacacacacacgcaaacccaCAGTGTttgagtgtgaatgtgtgtctttGAGATAGGGGActgagtgtgaatgtgtgtatttgAGATAAGGGActgagtgtgaatgtgtgtctttGAGATAGGGGActgagtgtgaatgtgtgtatttgAGATAGGGGActgagtgtgaatgtgtgtctttGAGATAGGGGActgagtgtgaatgtgtgtatttgCCATAGGGGACTGAGTGTGTGGTCTCAAAAAGGGCTCTGTCTCTTCTCATCGTTCGCTCCTTTGTTTTCTAAACCCTTTCCTTCAGCAGTGGAGCGACTTTATTGCCTACATCCAGCTGTATACCGTATTCACGCACAGCCAAACCTCCCTCACACCTTCTTCCACTGTCGTTATTCACATCAGGTCTGGAAACAGTCTTAAAAAACAGTCTACAGAACTGAATCTAAATAGACAGACTTTTTCAAAGTTCACAAAGAGTTCATAGATTTCATGGAAGGTAATGCCTATCCTGAGAAATTAGACTAGAATCACAGGGTTATATCTGAATAACACGAGTATTCCTAAAACCACGACTGTCAAATACAACGCACAATCCTACTATTCTGAGGTAAATGGTTAACTAAGACAGGAAGGAGAGCAAAACAGCATAGAGTCATTTAGCTGTAGGTCTATCTCCTGTCATTTAGCTGTAGGTCTATCTCCTGTTGTCATTTAGCTGTAGGCCTATCTCCTGTCATTTAGCTGTAGGCCTATCTCCTGTTGTCATTTAGCTGTAGGTCTATCTCCTGTTGTCATTTAACTGTAGGCCTATCTCCTGTTGTCATTTAGCTGTAGGCCTATCTCCTGTTGTCATTTAACTGTAGGTCTATCTCCTGTTGTCATTTAGCTGTAGGCCTATCTCCTGTTGTCATTTAGCTGTAGGTCTATCTCCTGTCATTTAGCTGTAGGCCTATCTCCTGTCATTTAACTGTAGGCCTATCTCCTGTTGTCATTTAGCTGTAGGCCTATCTCCTGTTGTCATTTAGCTGTAGGTCTATCTCCTGTTGTCATTTAGCTGTAGGTCTATCTCCTGTCATTTAACTGTAGGTCTATCTCCTGTTGTCATTTAGCTGTAGGCCTATCTCCTGTCATTTAGCTGTAGGCCTATCTCCTGTCATTTAACTGTAGGCCTATCTCCTGTTGTCATTTAGCTGTAGGCCTATCTCCTGTTGTCATTTAGCTGTAGGCCTATCTCCTGTTGTCATTTAGCTGTAGGCCTATCTCCTGTTGTCATTTAGCTGTAGGCCTATCTCCTGTTGTCATCATTTTAATGGGTTGGTGGGGCGTAATGTCAGGGATAATTCACTGAAATGATTCTGGCCATCGATCTACGCTTTGATAACTGACATGAATCTGGGTTGCTGTGGTTAAAAGAACAGCCAATAACATCACTGCGACTGTAATGTGACTCTCTACAATGACTGGCACTTCAATGCAAACAcaagtccacctctctctctctctctcacacacacacacacacacacacacaccgacacacacacaccgacacacactctctctctctctctctctctctctctctctctctctctctctctctctctctctctctctctctcttactcactcactcatatGGCTTGTTTTCAAGTGAAGCTGCTGAATGTTCCAACAACGAACCGCTACAACGGGACATTTAAGTGACTCTGTACCATCTGTGAGCTTTTTAAATGACCAATTAGAAAGCCATCAGGCTTGCCAGCGACGACAGGTGCGCTCCGTACAGAGGCTATGGGTCCTTTCTGCCTAACGTAATGTGTGTAAACTCACAAGTAGCCTAGAGAGATGAAAAGTCCATCTGTTGTATGGGGCAGTTCCTTAGAATTGGCCCTGAATTACAAACGTTTTAGTTACTGTTGGCAATATCACTATAGCCGCTGTTAATTGATGATTGGTCTTGATTGTTCACTTGTTTGCAAGTGAGAATAAAGCAGAAAAAAGGAGGATAATCAATATTATACAACGGGTCTaatcctgaattctgattggttaaacaatcccgttgtataaaagtgataatatACCAATATATCCcacaaacaccggcttctcgggcgTTATCACTTAATCATATGATGGCTAGATAGCAGGGGACACATTGGTCAGCCTCGTTCACACTGCAGGtcttaatgctcaaatcagtttttTGGGAATAGGGTACAGGTGACCAAGTCgaatgtgtgtgttcagacagcagtcatttacTGACCTGGCTACGCCGGTTGTCATAGTAACGACTGGTGTGTGAGCGGTGGTGTATTCTGATTGGTGTTGGTTCTCCCGCTtcactcagaagttatgtagTGAGCTAAGCTGACAACAATGCATCGACATGGACGTTTCCCAGTCACTTcgaatgttcaaaatcatagcGTAAGAATACTTttaagtttaaaaaaattatccaactttcaaaacaaaTAATTTTTggctagtcacagcagtcaactagctagtcacagcagtcaactagctagtcacagcagtcaactagctagtcacagcagtcaactagctagtcacagcagtcaactagctagtcacagcagtcaactagctagtcacagcagtcaactagctagtcacagcagtcaactagctagtcacaacagtcaactagctagtcacagcagtcaactagctagtcacagcagtcaactagctagtcacagcagtcaactagctagtcacaacagtcaactagctagtcacagcagtcaactagctagtcacagcagtcaactagctagtcacagcagtcaactagctagtcacagcagtcaactagctagtcacagcagtcaactagctagtcacagcagtcaactagctagtcacaacagtcaactagctagtcacagcagtcaactagctagtcacagcagtcaactagctagtcacagcagtcaactagctagtcacatcagtcaactagctagtcacagcagtcaactagctagtcacatcagtcaactagctagtcacatcagtcaactagctagtcacagcagtcaactagctagtcacagcagtcaactagctagtcacaacagtcaactagctagtcacagcagtcaactagctagtcacaacagtcaactagctagtcacagcagtcaactagctagtcacagcagtcaactagctagtcacaacagtcaactagctagtcacagcagtcaactagctagtcacagcagtcaactagctagtcacAACAGTCAACTAgatagtcacagcagtcaactagctagtcacaacagtcaactagctagtcacaacagtcaactagctagtcacaacagtcaactagctagtcacaacagtcaactagctagtcacagcagtcaactagctagtcacagcagtcaactagctagtcacaacagtcaactagctagtcacagcagtcaactagctagtcacagcagtcaactacCTAGTCACAacagtcaactagctagtcacagcagtcaactagctagtcacagcagtcaacttCCTAGTCACAacagtcaactagctagtcacagcagtcaactagctagtcacagcagtcaactagctagtcacagcagtcaactagctagtcacAACAGTGAACTAGCTAGTcccagcagtcaactagctagtcacaacagtcaactagctagtcacagcagtcaactagctagtcacAGCAGTGAAGTAGCTAGTCACAacagtcaactagctagtcaTAGCAGTGAACTagctagtcacagcagtcaactagctagcaagctagctgttTAACTTTCTAACACATTCACTAATTagtttgtaaacaattaacaagctaactagctaccacaTGTTATGGTCAAAACTGTTAACAGAGTAGCAAGCAAGCAACAAGATATGGCAAATCATAGTGTTAAAAACCACGAGGgaaaataaatcagatttgacgTTTCAGACACAAGTTGCATGGCCAGGAATACGATCTGTACATGACTTCAAAACACCTACGAAAggtttgaaatgtggcttgaaatatcAGATTCCATGTGCTTCTTTGGCAGTTCGGAATCTGAACTGGAATCTGAACTGGAATCAGATATACAAATCAATCGGATTTGAGTCCCTTCAAACTGCCAGTGTGAACAGGGTTTcgatctatctatatatatatatatatatatatcttctatctatctatatatatctatatcttctatctatctatatatatctatatcttctatctatctatatatatctatatcttcaatctatctatatatatctatatcttctatctatctatatatatctatatcttcaatctatctatatatatctatatcttctatctatatatctatctatatatatctatatattctatctatctatatatatctatatcttctatctatctatctatctatctatctatctatctatctatctatctgtctatctatctatctatctatctatctatatctatatcttctatctatctatatatatctatatcttctatctatctctatgtctatatcttctatctatctatctatatatatatatatctatatcttctatctatctttatatatctatatcttctatctatctatgtatatctatatcttctatctatctatatatatctatatcttctatctatctatatatatatatatatatctcttctatctatctatctatctatatatatctatatcttcaatctatctatatatatctatatcttctatctatctatatatatctatatcttcaatctatctatatatatctatatcttctatctatatatctatctatatatatctatatattctatctatctatatatatctatatcttctatctatctatctatctatctatctatctatctatctatctatctatctatctatctatctatctatctatctatctatctatctatctatctatctatctatctatctatctatctatctatctatctatctatatctatatcttctatctatctatatatctatatcttctatctatctatctatatatctatatatatatctatatcttctatctatctatatatatctatatcttctatctatctatatatctatctatctatctatctatctatctatctatctatctatctatctatctatctatctatctatctatctatctatatatatctatatcttctatctatctatctatctatctatctatctatctatctatctatctatctatctgtctatctatctatctatctatctatctatctatctatctatctatctatctatctatctatctatctatctatctatctatctatatatatctatatcttctatctatctatctatctatctatctatctatctatctatctatctatctatctatctatatatatctatatcttctatctatctatctatctatctatctatctatctatctatctatctatctatctatctatatatatctatatcttctatctatctatctatctatctatctatctatatatatctatatcttctatctatctatctatctatctatctatctatctatctatatatatctatatcttctatctatctatctatctatctatctatctatctatctatctatctgtctatctatctatctatctatctatctatctatctatctatctatatatatctatatcttctatctatctatctatctatctatctatcaatctatctatctatctatctatatatatctatatctatatattctatctatatatgtatatctatattttctatctatctatatatatctatatcttctatctatctatatatatatctatatcttctatctatctttatatatctatatcttcAATCTATCTATGTATATCtatatcttctatctatctatatatatctatatcttctatctatctatatatatctatatcttctatctatctatatatatctatatcttctatctatctatatatatctatatcttctatctatctatatatatctatatcttctatctatctatctatctatctatatatatctatatctatatattctatctatatatgtatatctatatcttctatctatctatctatatatatctatatattctatctatctatatatatctatatcttctatctatctatatatatctatatcttctatctatctatatatatctatatcttctatctatctctatgtctatatcttctatctatctatatatatatatctatatcttctatctatctttatatatctatatcttcAATCTATCTATGTATATCtatatcttctatctatctatatatatctatatcttctatctatctatatatatctatatcttctatctatatatatatatatatctcttctatctatatatatctatatcttctatctatctatatatatctatatcttctatctatctatatatatctatatcttctatctatctatctatctatctatctatctatatctatatcttctatctatctatatatatctatatcttctatctatctctatgtctatatcttctatctatctatctatatatatatatatatatatctatatcttctatctatctttatatatctatatcttctatctatctatgtatatctatatcttctatctatctatatatatctatatcttctatctatctatatatatatatatatatatcttctatctatctatatatctatatctatatcttctatctatctatatatctatatcttctatctatctctatgtctatatcttctatctatctatatatatctatatcttctatctatctatctatctatctatatctatatcttctatctatctatatatatctatatcttctatctatctatatatatatatatatatatcttctatctatctatatatatatatatatcttctatctatctatctatctatatctatatcttctatctatctatatatctatatcttctatctatctctatgtctatatcttctatctatctatctatctatctatatctatatattctatctatctatatatatctatatcttctatctatctatatctatatattctatctatctatatatatctatatattctatctatctatatatatctatatcttctatctatctatctatatctatatcttctatctatctctatgtccatatcttctatctatctatatatatatatctatatcttctatctatctatatatatctatatcttctatctatctatatatatctatatcttctatctatctatatatatctatatcttctatctatctatatatatctatatattctatctatatatatctatctatatcttcTATCaatatcttctatctatctatatatatctatatcttctatctatctatatatatctatatcttctatctatatatatatatatctatatcttctatctatctatatatatatatatcttctatctatctatatatatctatatcttcaatctatctatatatatctatatcttctatctatctatatatatctatatcttctatctatctatatatatgtatatcttctatctatctatatatatctatatcttctatctatctatatatatctatatcttctatctatctatatatatctatatcttctatctatctatatatatctatatcttctatctatctatatatatctatatcttctatctatctatatatatctatatcttctatctatctatatatatctatatcttctatctatctatatatctatatcttctatctatctatatatatctatatcttctatctatctatatatatctatatcttctatctatctatatatatctatatcttaaATCTATCTATATGTTACTGGTGTTTCTTAATTCTGGTCCTGGAAACACAGAGGACCTGAATAATGTATTGCCTCAGCACTACACACACCTGATTTAAATCTAAAGCTTGATggtgagttgatcatttgaatcagctgtgtagttgcTAGGGGCAAAAactaaaatgtgcacccctttgggtTCCTAGGACCAGGATGAAGAACCACTGGGTTAGGCTATACAGGTCAAAGTGATGCAGCCCTAGTGTAAACATGTATTTACCTAGCTAGCCTATAGTCTGATCCAGAGCCATATTATTTTCTAAATTTATGGCACTGGTTGGTATAGACTAAAGGTTTGTTTATGTTAACCACTTAGGTAAACGTTGCGAGGTTAGATACCTGTCTGGGGGTCCTCTCGGATTTACTCCTACACCACTCCCAGTCCATCAGCTCCATTTTTCTGCACTCTACATGCGACAGTCTCCGTTCCGTTCCCTCGAACACTGACGACGTGTCGGTGAGGTTGAGGACCTGGTCTCTGTGGTTATCGTGAGGAAATTGGAGGCAGTCTGCCAGCGCCAGGGTCTCTCCTCCACCTGGCACTACCTCGAGAAGCAGCTCGCCATGTTCACGCAGTGGGGAACTGTCCACTGCACGTGGGGTCCTGAACTCCAGCTCGACCTGCAGGCTCGCGACCCCGGAGCTGTCCAGCACGGCAAACTGGTTTTCTGTGAAGTCGCAGTTGAAGAAGTCGTAATAGGAATGCTTCTCGAAGGACGGGTTTCGGTGGGGTTTGGTCGCGTGCGATATCTTGTATATTCCGTACCCTTTTTGGAAGGAGAGGTTAAATTCAAACCTCTTCTTTGCTGCGGGAAGAAAATGAAAATGTATAGTAACTTTTGCCCCACAAAAAAGAAATAAACATATTTCATTTAGATAAGTGATTGTTTTTAAATGTACGACATTGATGTGTTTATGTGTTTCAGACCCAAATTATGCTTCATTGTAACAACTGTTGTCGTGTAAATGTATTAGGTTTAATGTGTAGATCTATACTGTATGTTATGGGGCATTTACCATAATACTGTGAGTTTGATTCTCATAGGCATATACTGTAGGGTTATGTAGCTTATGTTGTGTTTAAATGGTACGTCGAATTAGATAAGCGTCTGGTTTTTCCACTCTGCACCTCAGCTCACTGGCCCTTTACAATCACAGAGGGCATAGCCTACCGGTGGGCTCATGCTCTGTGTCCCGCGGGCAGTTGATGAAGCAGCCGCACGGAAGGTGGATCCAGCGATCGGAGAGTATGAACACCGGCGTGACAGCAGGCGCCAGCAGGGTCAGGAAGAAGCTCACCGTTTCCACCGCCTCCAGGTATGAGCTGCTGGCGTTTACAGCATGACGCACGAGCACCAGAGTCTGTGAATAAAACGGTACTCATCATTAGATGACAACACAGGGTAATGTGGGGTAactgccacccacacacaccgtAATTCCAACAGAAACCACTTTATGTCACCAAATGTTCCCCAACACTTTCCCTGACTGTCACTACTCTTGGTCAATAATAATAAATGTTATCTGTCTCATATACCTTTTTTTTAAGTTACTTTTTCAAGACAAAATGATTCTGAGGTAAGTTGAACTGGTATTTCCAAATTTAGACCAAGTTatatagtgtacaaaacattagagcaccttcctaatattccTAATATTCCTAATATTCCTAATATTCCTAATTTTGTGATTTtaatgctgctctttaattattttttttacttttatttattattcttattttttaaatgttatttactttttaaactgccttgttggttaagggcttctaagtaAGAATTATtatcctcccactacgacttgggaaagcagtttattaggctatagACTCAGTTAATTATGATGAACTACACAGGTTGGTAAAAGAGAACGGTTATGAGCTTGatgtaggctgggtttctgtacagcactttgagacatcagctgatgtacgaagggctatatgaataaatttgatttgatttgatgtacctttccaataaatattgagggtcttattctggtgacatgattatCGATGCTTGCCTGCCATttgataaaatacaaaataatctgTCTCTTcagtccataataatctcatcatgtatgCTATACCCACACGGTATCTGAGAACTGTTGGCTGGAGCGCCCTGCCAATATCAAACTGAGCACATTTATAACgcaatattttttttctgtgaAAAGAAAATAACCCTCAGTAGTGTAAAATGAGATGTGAATTCTACTGAAAAAGTATGTTTTATGTGCAATACAttatcacgcacagccttttatccacaacaaatcagtttgatggaaacacatatCTGGTGGGAACAtttgcatattgtttttatgcagattttggaatatttgcatgaaaatctgttgccaattgaaTGTAAACCAGAGTGAGGATATTAACAGTGAGATGTGCAATGCCATGTTGTGGGGCTGGTTACCCCACCTTACCCCACATGCTTTATAGAGTGGGCAGACGGCCTACATGGCATTGcaggactaagaaaatacactgtATATAATGAAATAGCATTATTAAACTCCACATGAACACCTATTTGTTATAGGAGCATACATAGCCTGTCTATGatttgatttttttgttgttgtaatctacacattctagcatCTCTAGGCCACTCACCATCATAGGCGTCCACAAGACAACTCTCACCACCGCTAGGATCATGGAGAAGCGCTTTTGTGCAAAGAACACCGGGGATTCCCAGTTACAGATGGTACCGCCATCCCTCAGTACACCGTCAGAGGCAGGGTTTGAACGGGTATATGTTTCCACTTTGTCCCGCACCCCTAACCCTTTCCCCAACCCACCCGGACTCAGCTCGTTGTAGGTACTGAAACTTCTGTCCAAGCTATCCCGAGAGAAGGACGGGAGTTCGCAGAGAGGCGCAGACCCGTCCCCTCTTAGATCCCTGGCTATATCCAAGTAGCTCGGGTATAACGTCCCCTGTGGCTCTCTGGAACACAGAAGCTGGTAGGTGAGAGGAACGAAGAAGATCACCAATCCGCAGAAACACACGGAGTACAAAGAGAAAAGGATCAGAAGGTAAAAGCCTCGTCTCTCCGGGAAGCAGCCGAGAGAGAGCCGAGTGAAAGTCCCCCAGCCGCACAGGGGTAGTACACTGACGGCCAGGCTGACTACCCACACCCCTGCTATCGCCAACATCACCCTTAACGGCCGAGGGCTTCCTTCTCGCTTGGTAACGTAAA
Above is a window of Oncorhynchus kisutch isolate 150728-3 linkage group LG18, Okis_V2, whole genome shotgun sequence DNA encoding:
- the LOC109909507 gene encoding probable G-protein coupled receptor 149, whose product is MSSTLSSPSPNNSNLFTASYERTDLTEAQRQMSLLLFGLCVAIAALTFLGSVYSLFFFIRMRWKTILWLIVASMSVDDLLSVIPLSLFMLLQWERDGEGGSVTICTLSGLLYVFQGLSSNMKACLIAAYTFYVTKREGSPRPLRVMLAIAGVWVVSLAVSVLPLCGWGTFTRLSLGCFPERRGFYLLILFSLYSVCFCGLVIFFVPLTYQLLCSREPQGTLYPSYLDIARDLRGDGSAPLCELPSFSRDSLDRSFSTYNELSPGGLGKGLGVRDKVETYTRSNPASDGVLRDGGTICNWESPVFFAQKRFSMILAVVRVVLWTPMMTLVLVRHAVNASSSYLEAVETVSFFLTLLAPAVTPVFILSDRWIHLPCGCFINCPRDTEHEPTAKKRFEFNLSFQKGYGIYKISHATKPHRNPSFEKHSYYDFFNCDFTENQFAVLDSSGVASLQVELEFRTPRAVDSSPLREHGELLLEVVPGGGETLALADCLQFPHDNHRDQVLNLTDTSSVFEGTERRLSHVECRKMELMDWEWCRSKSERTPRQRSGGGLALPLCAFQGTVSLHAPTGKTLSLSTYEVSSDGLTISPHATKKVEVYRSKSVGHEPSADDPTTGGPAGGVGTEVEVAMRDTNVKIHLEVLEICDNEEATDSVSIISNISQSSTHARSPSLRYSRKENRFVSCDLGETASYSLLIPNSGNPEVDNININIPDTVEAHRQNSRRQKQETGGYREEIQLLNEAYRKQEEDRED